The following are encoded in a window of Manihot esculenta cultivar AM560-2 chromosome 8, M.esculenta_v8, whole genome shotgun sequence genomic DNA:
- the LOC110621287 gene encoding autophagy-related protein 18a isoform X1, whose amino-acid sequence MAQPHHARTATHHIPPDSDSEPDDHTSSSSSPPLFLPCTTHEPAQSPAIYHLSFNQDYGCFAAGLDNGFRIYNTDPFKPLFRRDLDSRAGIGLVAMLFRCNILCLVGGGPDPIHPMSKVMIWDDHQSRCIGELSFRSEVKNVKLRRDRIIVVLLQKIFVYNFADLKLLHQIETVLNPKGLCEISHTSSPMVLVCLGLQKGQIRVENYGSKRTKFVMAHDSRIACMTMTQEGRLLATASSKGTLIRVFNTLDGSLLQEVRRGADRAEIYSLAFSSNAQWLAVSSEKGTVHVFSLKVDSGLVTLTDDRLHVASEPNHSNGSGISSLSILKGVLPKYFSSEWSVAQFRLPEGLQYFVAFGHQKNTIVIIGMDGSFYRCEFNPGSGGEMTQLEYHNFLNVDNFLKLGETFLKSM is encoded by the exons ATGGCTCAGCCCCACCACGCTCGCACCGCCACCCACCACATCCCTCCGGATTCCGACTCTGAACCCGACGATCATACCTCCTCCTCATCTAGCCCCCCTCTATTTCTCCCTTGTACTACCCACGAACCCGCACAATCCCCGGCCATCTACCATCTCTCCTTCAACCAAGATTATGGCTGCTTCGCCGCCGGCCTCGACAACGGTTTTAGAATATACAATACCGATCCCTTCAAGCCTCTCTTTCGCCGGGATCTTGACTCGAGGGCCGGAATCGGCCTTGTGGCCATGCTCTTCCGGTGCAACATTCTTTGCTTGGTCGGCGGTGGTCCTGATCCCATACATCCAATGAGCAAGGTAATGATTTGGGACGACCATCAATCGCGATGCATCGGAGAGCTATCTTTCCGATCAGAGGTGAAAAACGTGAAACTTCGGCGGGACAGGATAATTGTTGTATTGCTTCAGAAGATTTTTGTGTACAATTTTGCggacctgaagctgctgcaccaAATCGAGACGGTTTTGAACCCAAAAGGGTTGTGTGAGATATCCCATACTTCATCACCGATGGTACTTGTTTGCCTTGGCCTTCAGAAGGGGCAAATTAGAGTGGAAAATTATGGGTCCAAGAGAACCAAGTTTGTTATGGCACATGACTCGAGGATCGCTTGTATGACTATGACTCAAGAGGGCAGATTGTTGGCTACTGCCAGTAGTAAGGGCACTTtgattagggtgtttaatactTTGGATGGGTCATTACTGCAGGAG GTTAGGAGAGGTGCTGATAGAGCTGAAATATACAGTCTTGCATTCTCTTCCAATGCACAGTGGTTAGCCGTCTCAAGTGAGAAGGGAACTGTCCATGTATTTAGCCTCAAAGTTGATTCAGGTTTGGTGACATTGACCGATGATAGATTGCATGTTGCATCTGAACCAAACCATTCTAATGGTTCAGGCATTTCGTCTCTTTCCATTTTGAAAG GTGTATTGCCAAAGTATTTCAGCTCAGAGTGGTCAGTGGCTCAGTTTCGATTACCTGAAGGATTGCAATATTTTGTTGCATTTGGCCATCAGAAGAACACAATTGTAATCATTGGCATGGACGGAAG CTTCTATCGATGTGAGTTTAACCCAGGAAGTGGCGGAGAGATGACTCAGCTTGAATATCACAATTTCCTGAATGTAGACAATTTCTTAAAGCTAGGGGAAACTTTTCTCAAGTCGATGTAA
- the LOC110621287 gene encoding autophagy-related protein 18a isoform X2: MAQPHHARTATHHIPPDSDSEPDDHTSSSSSPPLFLPCTTHEPAQSPAIYHLSFNQDYGCFAAGLDNGFRIYNTDPFKPLFRRDLDSRAGIGLVAMLFRCNILCLVGGGPDPIHPMSKVMIWDDHQSRCIGELSFRSEVKNVKLRRDRIIVVLLQKIFVYNFADLKLLHQIETVLNPKGLCEISHTSSPMVLVCLGLQKGQIRVENYGSKRTKFVMAHDSRIACMTMTQEGRLLATASSKGTLIRVFNTLDGSLLQEVRRGADRAEIYSLAFSSNAQWLAVSSEKGTVHVFSLKVDSGLVTLTDDRLHVASEPNHSNGSGISSLSILKGVLPKYFSSEWSVAQFRLPEGLQYFVAFGHQKNTIVIIGMDGSGRNWEVKNFASIDVSLTQEVAER, encoded by the exons ATGGCTCAGCCCCACCACGCTCGCACCGCCACCCACCACATCCCTCCGGATTCCGACTCTGAACCCGACGATCATACCTCCTCCTCATCTAGCCCCCCTCTATTTCTCCCTTGTACTACCCACGAACCCGCACAATCCCCGGCCATCTACCATCTCTCCTTCAACCAAGATTATGGCTGCTTCGCCGCCGGCCTCGACAACGGTTTTAGAATATACAATACCGATCCCTTCAAGCCTCTCTTTCGCCGGGATCTTGACTCGAGGGCCGGAATCGGCCTTGTGGCCATGCTCTTCCGGTGCAACATTCTTTGCTTGGTCGGCGGTGGTCCTGATCCCATACATCCAATGAGCAAGGTAATGATTTGGGACGACCATCAATCGCGATGCATCGGAGAGCTATCTTTCCGATCAGAGGTGAAAAACGTGAAACTTCGGCGGGACAGGATAATTGTTGTATTGCTTCAGAAGATTTTTGTGTACAATTTTGCggacctgaagctgctgcaccaAATCGAGACGGTTTTGAACCCAAAAGGGTTGTGTGAGATATCCCATACTTCATCACCGATGGTACTTGTTTGCCTTGGCCTTCAGAAGGGGCAAATTAGAGTGGAAAATTATGGGTCCAAGAGAACCAAGTTTGTTATGGCACATGACTCGAGGATCGCTTGTATGACTATGACTCAAGAGGGCAGATTGTTGGCTACTGCCAGTAGTAAGGGCACTTtgattagggtgtttaatactTTGGATGGGTCATTACTGCAGGAG GTTAGGAGAGGTGCTGATAGAGCTGAAATATACAGTCTTGCATTCTCTTCCAATGCACAGTGGTTAGCCGTCTCAAGTGAGAAGGGAACTGTCCATGTATTTAGCCTCAAAGTTGATTCAGGTTTGGTGACATTGACCGATGATAGATTGCATGTTGCATCTGAACCAAACCATTCTAATGGTTCAGGCATTTCGTCTCTTTCCATTTTGAAAG GTGTATTGCCAAAGTATTTCAGCTCAGAGTGGTCAGTGGCTCAGTTTCGATTACCTGAAGGATTGCAATATTTTGTTGCATTTGGCCATCAGAAGAACACAATTGTAATCATTGGCATGGACGGAAG TGGGCGCAATTGGGAAGTCAAAAATTTTG CTTCTATCGATGTGAGTTTAACCCAGGAAGTGGCGGAGAGATGA
- the LOC110621425 gene encoding protein SRC2: MECRPLEITQISAKDIKDVNRFTKMDVYAEVSIKGDPYNSKQKQKTPVDKDCGTNPKWNFPMKFTIHEGSAQDNRLILEFKLKSDRSLGDKDIGEVHVPIKELMSQKSGDEKTQNEGNVSYGVRTPNGKSKGTLYFSFKFGEKFQAPLQEKAKKVDEPVMAYPVGYPGAGASGSSAYPPPGAYPPPPQYHTEAVKGQAAYPYPYPPPGGYPPPPQQAYGGYPPAGGYPPAYGYGGYPPVVQQPQKPKKSGMGKLGLGLGAGLLGGLLVGDMISDVGEMAAYDAGYDAGFDDGGFDF; the protein is encoded by the coding sequence ATGGAGTGCAGGCCATTAGAGATCACTCAGATCTCAGCCAAGGACATTAAAGATGTCAATAGATTCACCAAGATGGATGTCTATGCTGAGGTTTCCATCAAGGGGGATCCTTATAATTCTAAGCAGAAACAGAAAACCCCTGTCGATAAAGACTGTGGAACCAATCCCAAATGGAATTTCCCCATGAAATTCACCATCCATGAAGGTTCTGCTCAGGATAACCGCCTCATCCTCGAATTCAAACTCAAGTCCGATCGTAGCCTCGGCGATAAGGACATCGGTGAAGTACATGTACCCATCAAGGAGCTGATGTCTCAGAAATCTGGAGATGAGAAAACGCAGAATGAAGGTAACGTCAGCTATGGTGTGAGGACTCCTAATGGCAAAAGCAAAGGTACTTTGTATTTCTCCTTCAAATTCGGAGAAAAATTCCAGGCTCCGTTGCAGGAGAAGGCGAAGAAGGTAGATGAGCCCGTCATGGCGTATCCGGTAGGGTATCCTGGCGCAGGGGCTAGTGGAAGTTCCGCCTATCCGCCTCCAGGTGCATATCCGCCACCGCCTCAATACCATACGGAAGCGGTTAAGGGACAAGCTGCATATCCTTATCCTTATCCGCCTCCAGGGGGTTATCCACCGCCTCCACAACAAGCATACGGAGGGTATCCTCCTGCTGGCGGGTACCCGCCAGCATATGGGTACGGCGGATATCCGCCGGTGGTGCAGCAACCGCAGAAGCCGAAGAAGAGCGGTATGGGGAAGTTGGGCTTGGGATTGGGAGCTGGGTTACTTGGTGGGTTGCTAGTCGGTGATATGATTTCTGATGTTGGAGAGATGGCCGCGTACGACGCAGGATATGATGCTGGCTTCGACGACGGTGGCTTTGATTTCTAg